In Ovis canadensis isolate MfBH-ARS-UI-01 breed Bighorn chromosome 3, ARS-UI_OviCan_v2, whole genome shotgun sequence, one DNA window encodes the following:
- the IL1B gene encoding interleukin-1 beta: MATVPEPINEVMAYYSDENELLFEVDGPKQMKSCTQHLDLGSMGDGNIQLQISHQLYNKSFRQVVSVIVAMEKLRSRAYEHVFRDDDLRSILSFIFEEEPVIFETSSDELLCDAAVQSVKCKLQDREQKSLVLDSPCVLKALHLLSQEMSREVVFCMSFVQGEERDNKIPVALGIRDKNLYLSCVKKGDTPTLQLEEVDPKVYPKRNMEKRFVFYKTEIKNTVEFESVLYPNWYISTSQIEEKPVFLGRFRGGQDITDFRMETLSP; encoded by the exons ATGGCAACCGTACCTGAACCCATTAATGAAGTGATGGCTTACTACAG TGATGAGAATGAGCTGTTATTTGAGGTTGATGGCCCCAAACAGATGAAG AGCTGCACCCAACACCTGGACCTCGGCTCCATGGGAGATGGAAACATCCAGCTGCAGATTTCTCACCAGCTCTACAACAAAAGCTTCAGGCAGGTAGTGTCGGTCATCGTGGCCATGGAGAAGCTGAGGAGCCGTGCCTACGAACATGTCTTCCGTGATGATGACCTGAGGAGCATCCTTTCATTCATCTTCGAAGAAG AGCCTGTCATCTTCGAAACATCCTCCGATGAGCTTCTGTGTGATGCAGCCGTGCAGTCAGTAAAATGCAAACTCCAGGACAGAGAGCAAAAATCCCTGGTGCTGGATAGCCCATGTGTGCTGAAGGCTCTCCACCTCCTCTCACAGGAAATGAGCCGAGAAG TGGTGTTCTGCATGAGCTTCGtacaaggagaggaaagagacaacAAGATTCCTGTGGCCTTGGGTATCAGGGACAAGAATCTATACCTGTCTTGTGTGAAAAAAGGTGATACACCGACCCTGCAGCTGGAG GAAGTAGACCCCAAAGTCTACCCCAAGAGGAATATGGAAAAGCGATTCGTCTTCTACAAGACAGAAATCAAGAACACAGTTGAATTTGAGTCTGTCCTGTACCCTAACTGGTACATCAGCACTTCTCAAATCGAAGAAAAGCCCGTCTTCCTTGGACGTTTTAGAGGTGGCCAGGATATAACTGACTTCAGAATGGAAACCCTCTCTCCCTAA